One part of the Corynebacterium aurimucosum ATCC 700975 genome encodes these proteins:
- a CDS encoding DUF2334 domain-containing protein, with translation MHGHLLVSISSIFDDTRSQASDLLKQFDKAGVPVSLLVAPHIDGNWHLAKDAATQSWLREQAESGRVLILNGFDQAVQGRRAEFANLDAHEARLRLKGATRQMARIGFEPTIFAPPRWRMSEGTLEVLPEFDFDFAASTRGIHDLRTGELHQARNLSFGEGFGSAKWWRRNIIRAAERSAQRGNTVRLSISGRNLDDRKVVADFLKAAERAIEAGASPADYSVFAPR, from the coding sequence ATGCATGGCCACCTTCTGGTTTCGATTTCCAGTATCTTCGACGACACCCGAAGCCAAGCCTCCGATCTGCTCAAGCAGTTCGATAAAGCTGGTGTTCCTGTCTCTTTGCTGGTGGCGCCGCACATCGACGGCAATTGGCACCTAGCTAAAGACGCGGCGACGCAATCCTGGCTTCGCGAGCAGGCCGAATCGGGCCGAGTGCTGATTCTCAATGGCTTTGATCAAGCGGTCCAGGGTCGCCGTGCGGAATTCGCCAACTTGGATGCGCACGAGGCACGTCTGCGTCTCAAGGGGGCGACGCGGCAGATGGCCAGAATCGGCTTTGAGCCGACCATTTTTGCACCACCGCGCTGGCGCATGTCGGAGGGAACACTAGAAGTCCTTCCCGAGTTTGATTTCGACTTTGCCGCCTCCACCCGTGGCATCCACGACCTGCGCACAGGCGAGCTCCACCAAGCCCGCAATCTGTCCTTTGGCGAGGGCTTCGGTTCGGCAAAGTGGTGGCGCCGTAACATTATTCGCGCCGCGGAGCGCTCCGCGCAGCGCGGCAACACCGTGCGCCTATCGATTTCCGGCCGCAACCTCGATGACCGCAAGGTAGTTGCTGATTTCCTCAAGGCCGCCGAGCGCGCCATCGAAGCAGGCGCTAGCCCCGCCGACTATTCCGTCTTCGCACCGCGCTAG
- a CDS encoding S9 family peptidase — protein sequence MNAPIAAKRPVTREFHGRSFVDNYEWLRAKEAPETREYLEAENAYTKERTAHLDTLTENIFTEVKSRIKQTDMSVPQRRGKYWYYGRTEEGKEYGYSCRIPVSEGSDPWTPPTIPEEGAPDGEQVLLDVNALAEGHDFFALGASSVSDSGDLLAYSVDVAGDERFELFIKDLRTGELLEDRLEGIFYGATWVGEEFIFYTTVDDAWRPDTVWRHRVGTPQSEDVVVMREEDSRFGIGVGTTRSEKYIMIVSGSKTTNEAWVLEQDNPEGEFRCLWERETGVDYDVDHAVVAGTDYWVVTHNATGPNFALGYCPVADELPSLRDLTVLMPHDDSVRIEGVDCYRDQIVVGYRRGGIGRAAVMDVREGWTSLSELHFNEELYTVGVAGNPEWDAPVLRVSYTSFIQPAQLFDYRVATGEYTLLKEQEVPGGYDKDEYVAYRVWSKAPDGTEVPVSIVHRADLDRTQPNPTLLYGYGSYEANMDPYFSVFRLSLMDRGMIFAMAHVRGGGEMGRKWYDDGKMLAKKNTFTDFIAVADDLIARRATTPSQLVAEGGSAGGLLMGAVANMAPDRFKAIEANVPFVDPLTSILMPELPLTVVEWEEWGDPYHDPEVYDYMASYSPYENIAPQKYPNILALTSLNDTRVLYVEPAKWVAKLRDVATGGEFLLKTEMAAGHGGVSGRYAKWRQAAFEYAWLINQATGAES from the coding sequence ATGAACGCACCGATTGCTGCTAAGCGCCCGGTGACGCGTGAGTTTCACGGCCGCAGCTTCGTTGATAACTACGAGTGGCTGCGCGCGAAGGAGGCGCCGGAAACCCGCGAGTACCTGGAGGCGGAAAACGCCTACACCAAGGAGCGCACCGCACATCTGGACACCCTGACGGAGAACATTTTTACCGAGGTCAAGTCCCGCATCAAGCAGACGGACATGTCCGTGCCCCAGCGCCGCGGCAAGTACTGGTACTACGGCCGCACCGAGGAGGGGAAGGAGTACGGTTACAGCTGCCGCATTCCGGTGTCGGAAGGCTCTGATCCGTGGACGCCGCCGACCATTCCGGAGGAAGGCGCTCCCGACGGGGAGCAGGTGCTTCTCGACGTCAACGCGCTCGCTGAAGGCCACGACTTCTTTGCCTTGGGTGCTTCTTCGGTGAGTGATTCCGGTGACTTGTTGGCCTATTCGGTCGACGTGGCCGGCGATGAGCGCTTTGAGCTTTTCATCAAGGACTTGCGCACGGGCGAGCTGTTGGAGGACCGCCTGGAAGGCATCTTCTACGGTGCGACATGGGTTGGGGAGGAATTCATCTTCTACACCACCGTGGATGACGCATGGCGGCCGGACACCGTGTGGCGCCACCGCGTGGGCACCCCGCAGTCGGAGGACGTCGTGGTCATGCGCGAGGAGGATTCGCGCTTCGGCATCGGCGTGGGCACGACCCGCAGCGAGAAGTACATCATGATTGTCTCCGGCTCGAAGACGACGAATGAGGCGTGGGTGCTCGAGCAGGATAATCCGGAGGGGGAGTTCCGCTGCCTCTGGGAGCGCGAAACGGGCGTGGACTACGACGTCGACCACGCCGTGGTGGCAGGAACCGACTACTGGGTGGTCACGCACAACGCCACCGGCCCCAACTTTGCCTTGGGGTATTGCCCGGTTGCTGATGAGCTGCCTTCTTTGCGTGACCTGACCGTGCTCATGCCGCATGATGACTCCGTGCGCATCGAGGGCGTGGATTGTTACCGCGACCAGATCGTCGTGGGCTATCGCCGCGGCGGCATCGGTCGTGCGGCGGTGATGGACGTGCGGGAGGGGTGGACGTCGTTAAGCGAGCTCCACTTCAACGAGGAGCTCTACACCGTTGGCGTGGCCGGCAATCCGGAGTGGGATGCGCCGGTGCTGCGCGTGAGCTATACCTCCTTCATCCAGCCGGCCCAGCTCTTCGACTACCGCGTGGCCACTGGGGAGTACACGCTGCTCAAGGAGCAGGAAGTCCCAGGCGGCTATGACAAGGATGAGTACGTGGCCTACCGCGTGTGGTCTAAGGCTCCGGACGGGACGGAGGTGCCGGTGTCCATCGTGCACCGCGCGGACTTGGACCGCACACAACCGAACCCGACGCTGCTTTATGGCTACGGCTCCTATGAGGCGAATATGGACCCGTATTTCTCGGTCTTCCGTTTGTCTCTTATGGACCGCGGCATGATTTTTGCCATGGCGCACGTGCGCGGCGGCGGTGAGATGGGCCGCAAGTGGTATGACGACGGCAAGATGCTGGCGAAGAAGAACACGTTTACTGACTTCATCGCGGTTGCCGATGACCTCATCGCGCGTCGGGCGACCACGCCTTCGCAGCTGGTGGCGGAGGGCGGCTCGGCCGGTGGCCTGCTCATGGGTGCGGTGGCGAACATGGCGCCGGATAGGTTCAAGGCCATCGAGGCCAACGTGCCCTTCGTGGACCCGCTGACCTCCATCCTTATGCCAGAGCTGCCGCTCACGGTGGTGGAGTGGGAAGAATGGGGCGACCCCTACCACGACCCTGAGGTCTATGACTACATGGCCTCATATTCGCCGTATGAAAACATCGCACCGCAAAAGTATCCGAATATTCTGGCGCTGACCTCGCTCAATGACACCCGTGTCCTCTACGTGGAGCCGGCGAAGTGGGTAGCCAAGCTTCGCGACGTCGCCACCGGCGGCGAATTCCTCCTCAAGACGGAGATGGCCGCCGGCCATGGTGGTGTGTCCGGACGCTACGCCAAGTGGCGGCAGGCGGCATTCGAGTATGCGTGGCTGATTAACCAGGCCACGGGTGCTGAGTCTTAG
- a CDS encoding phosphoribosylaminoimidazolesuccinocarboxamide synthase — translation MRPELSSYAHIASGKVRDIYEIDDSTLLMVVSDRISAYDHALEPAIPDKGRVLTATSKFFFDVIVFPNHLAGPLDDERIPEEVLGRAMVVQKLDMLPFECVARGYLTGSGLKEYQASGSVCGVELPEGLTEASRLPEPIFTPATKAEQGDHDENVSFDVVVDKLGRERAEELREATLRIYAEAAALAEEKGIILADTKFEFGVDKHGTLVLADEVLTPDSSRYWPADTYEEGKVQPSFDKQYVRDWLTNSGWDKESTPPRLPDDVVQATRARYVEAFERLSGTTF, via the coding sequence ATGCGTCCAGAACTTTCTTCCTATGCCCACATCGCCTCCGGCAAGGTGCGCGATATCTACGAAATCGACGACAGCACCCTGCTCATGGTGGTCTCCGACCGTATTTCCGCCTATGACCACGCCCTTGAGCCCGCCATTCCGGATAAAGGCCGCGTGCTCACGGCGACCTCAAAGTTCTTCTTCGATGTCATTGTTTTCCCTAACCACCTCGCCGGGCCTCTCGACGATGAGCGCATTCCCGAAGAGGTACTCGGCCGTGCCATGGTGGTGCAGAAGCTCGACATGCTGCCCTTCGAGTGTGTCGCCCGCGGCTATCTCACCGGCTCCGGGCTGAAGGAATACCAGGCATCCGGCAGCGTGTGCGGCGTCGAGCTGCCCGAGGGGCTCACCGAGGCCTCCCGCCTGCCCGAGCCCATCTTCACCCCAGCCACCAAGGCCGAGCAGGGCGACCACGATGAGAACGTCTCCTTCGACGTTGTCGTGGACAAGCTCGGCCGCGAGCGCGCCGAGGAGCTGCGCGAGGCCACCCTGCGCATCTATGCCGAAGCCGCCGCGTTGGCGGAGGAGAAGGGCATTATTTTGGCGGATACGAAGTTCGAGTTTGGCGTCGATAAGCACGGCACCTTGGTCTTGGCCGATGAAGTCCTCACCCCAGACTCCTCGCGCTACTGGCCGGCCGATACGTATGAGGAAGGCAAGGTCCAGCCTTCCTTTGATAAGCAGTACGTACGCGATTGGCTCACCAACTCCGGCTGGGACAAGGAGTCCACGCCGCCGCGCCTGCCAGACGACGTTGTCCAGGCCACCCGCGCGCGTTATGTTGAGGCCTTTGAACGCCTGTCCGGAACCACTTTTTAA
- the purB gene encoding adenylosuccinate lyase — translation MSDVAEKKNISNVLSARYASPEMAEIWSPEHKIILERQLWIAVMKAQKDLGVDIPAQAIAAYEAQVENVDLASIAQRERVTRHDVKARIEEFNALAGCEHIHKGMTSRDLTENVEQLQILRSLELVRNKAIAVVSRIGEHAAQYQTLVMAGRSHNVAAQATTLGKRFASAADELLLGIERVESLLSRYPLRGIKGPMGTSQDMLDLMGGSEDKLAALETRIADHLGFSRVFNSVGQVYPRSLDFDAVSALVELGAAPSSLATTIRLMAGNETVTEGFKEGQVGSSAMPHKMNARSCERVCGFQVILRGYLTMVADLSGQQWNEGDVFCSVVRRVALPDAFFAIDGMFETFLTVLAEFGAFPAMIDRELERYLPFLATTRILMAAVRAGVGRETAHEVIKENAVAVALNMRENGGEQDLIERLAADERLPLDAAALEAALSDKHAFIGAAESQVSQILGRIKAIVDQHPKAAAYTPGEIL, via the coding sequence ATGAGCGACGTGGCTGAAAAGAAGAACATTTCCAACGTCCTGTCCGCTCGATACGCCTCCCCAGAGATGGCTGAAATCTGGTCCCCAGAACACAAGATCATTCTGGAGCGCCAGCTGTGGATCGCGGTGATGAAGGCGCAGAAGGATCTCGGCGTCGATATTCCCGCCCAAGCCATCGCCGCCTATGAGGCGCAGGTTGAGAACGTGGACCTTGCCTCGATTGCCCAGCGTGAGCGCGTCACGCGTCACGACGTCAAGGCACGCATCGAGGAATTCAACGCCCTGGCCGGCTGCGAGCACATCCACAAGGGAATGACCTCGCGCGACCTGACGGAAAACGTCGAGCAGCTGCAGATTCTGCGTTCCTTGGAGCTGGTGCGCAATAAGGCCATCGCGGTGGTCTCGCGCATTGGTGAGCACGCCGCGCAGTACCAGACGCTGGTGATGGCAGGCCGCTCCCACAACGTTGCTGCGCAGGCGACGACCTTGGGCAAGCGCTTCGCCTCGGCTGCCGACGAGCTCCTGCTCGGCATCGAGCGCGTGGAATCCCTGTTGAGCCGCTACCCGCTGCGCGGCATCAAGGGCCCGATGGGCACCTCGCAGGACATGCTCGACCTCATGGGAGGCTCCGAGGACAAGCTTGCCGCGCTGGAGACGCGCATTGCGGATCACCTGGGCTTCTCCCGCGTATTCAACTCGGTGGGCCAGGTTTACCCGCGCTCCCTCGACTTCGACGCTGTGTCTGCGCTCGTTGAACTGGGTGCTGCGCCCTCCTCGCTGGCCACGACCATCCGCCTGATGGCCGGCAACGAGACCGTGACTGAAGGATTCAAGGAAGGCCAGGTCGGCTCCTCCGCGATGCCGCACAAGATGAACGCCCGCTCCTGCGAGCGCGTGTGCGGCTTCCAGGTCATTCTGCGCGGTTACCTGACGATGGTGGCGGATCTGTCTGGCCAGCAGTGGAACGAGGGCGACGTCTTCTGCTCGGTGGTGCGCCGTGTGGCACTGCCGGATGCTTTCTTTGCCATTGACGGCATGTTTGAAACCTTCCTCACCGTGCTGGCAGAATTCGGTGCCTTCCCGGCGATGATCGACCGTGAGCTGGAGCGCTACCTGCCCTTCCTCGCCACCACCCGCATCCTCATGGCGGCGGTCCGCGCGGGCGTGGGCCGTGAGACCGCGCACGAGGTCATCAAGGAAAATGCCGTAGCCGTGGCTCTCAACATGCGTGAGAATGGCGGGGAGCAGGACCTCATTGAGCGCCTGGCTGCCGACGAGCGCCTGCCGCTCGATGCCGCCGCCCTCGAGGCCGCGCTGTCGGACAAGCACGCCTTCATCGGTGCTGCCGAATCGCAGGTGAGCCAGATTCTGGGCCGCATCAAGGCGATTGTCGACCAGCACCCGAAGGCCGCGGCCTACACTCCGGGCGAAATCCTCTAG
- the purD gene encoding phosphoribosylamine--glycine ligase, which yields MRILVIGSGGREHALLTGLKADPTVTDLHIAPGSPAHAKQATVHPEYSQVDDPARMVELAVDIAADLVVIGPEVPLVKGVADALRERGIAVFGPSASAAQIEGSKAFAKDVMAAAGVRTARAEQLAPGTNDADIEAALDRFGPHFVVKDDGLAGGKGVVVTESRDAARAHVDAVHAAGNPVLLESFLDGPEVSLFCLVDGETVVPLLPAQDHKRAYDNDEGPNTGGMGAYTPLPWLPADGTQRIVDEVCVPVAKEMVKRGTPYTGLLYAGLAWGKEGPAVVEFNCRFGDPETQAVLALLKSPLGEVLNATATGRLASLAPLEWEEGYAVTVVLAAEGYPASPRKGDPITSPDLDDPTRVLHAGTTTGEGGYVSNGGRVLNVLGRGATLADARAAAYEVLDGIKLEGSFFRKDIALPAEKGQISI from the coding sequence ATGCGCATTCTCGTTATCGGTTCGGGCGGCCGCGAACACGCCCTGCTCACTGGCCTGAAAGCTGACCCCACTGTTACCGATCTGCACATCGCACCGGGCTCCCCGGCCCATGCGAAGCAGGCCACCGTCCACCCGGAGTATTCCCAGGTGGATGATCCTGCGCGCATGGTCGAACTAGCCGTGGACATCGCCGCTGACCTCGTCGTCATCGGGCCGGAGGTGCCGCTGGTGAAAGGCGTGGCGGATGCCCTGCGTGAGCGCGGCATTGCGGTCTTCGGGCCGTCGGCAAGCGCGGCGCAAATCGAGGGTTCCAAGGCCTTTGCCAAGGACGTCATGGCGGCCGCCGGCGTGCGCACCGCCCGCGCGGAGCAGCTCGCCCCCGGTACCAACGATGCGGACATCGAGGCCGCGCTCGACCGCTTCGGCCCGCACTTCGTGGTCAAGGACGATGGCCTAGCCGGCGGCAAGGGCGTGGTGGTGACCGAATCCCGCGACGCGGCCCGCGCGCACGTAGACGCCGTCCATGCAGCCGGCAACCCGGTGCTGCTCGAGTCCTTCCTCGACGGCCCCGAGGTTTCCCTGTTCTGCCTCGTGGATGGTGAGACCGTCGTGCCGCTGTTGCCGGCGCAGGACCACAAGCGCGCCTATGACAACGATGAAGGCCCCAACACCGGCGGCATGGGCGCTTATACGCCGCTGCCGTGGCTGCCTGCCGACGGTACCCAGCGCATCGTCGACGAAGTCTGCGTCCCCGTGGCCAAGGAAATGGTCAAGCGCGGCACGCCGTACACCGGGCTGCTGTATGCAGGACTGGCCTGGGGCAAGGAAGGCCCGGCCGTCGTCGAATTCAACTGCCGCTTCGGTGACCCGGAAACGCAGGCGGTGCTCGCTCTGCTGAAGTCCCCGCTGGGAGAGGTCCTGAACGCCACGGCGACCGGGCGGTTGGCATCACTTGCGCCGCTGGAGTGGGAGGAAGGCTACGCCGTTACCGTGGTGCTGGCTGCCGAGGGTTACCCGGCTTCCCCGCGCAAGGGTGATCCGATTACCTCGCCGGATCTTGATGATCCCACCCGCGTCCTCCACGCTGGCACCACCACGGGGGAGGGCGGATACGTATCCAACGGTGGTCGTGTTCTCAATGTCCTCGGCCGCGGTGCCACCTTGGCCGACGCCCGCGCCGCCGCCTACGAGGTGCTCGACGGCATCAAGCTGGAGGGCAGCTTCTTCCGCAAGGACATTGCGTTGCCAGCGGAAAAGGGCCAGATCAGCATCTAA
- a CDS encoding HIT family protein, which yields MSSVFTKIIEGELPARFVYRDEKCVAFLSIEPLRYGHTLVVPVEEVDKWTDLDPETWAHLNAIALEIGGAIKTAFDTPRTGYIIAGFDVPHTHIHLFPTEKMEDYDFAKAFAADATDPAAMDEAAARIRQHLGTDEDGRRDS from the coding sequence ATGTCTTCAGTATTTACAAAGATCATCGAGGGCGAGCTGCCTGCTCGCTTTGTCTACCGCGACGAGAAATGCGTGGCATTTTTGTCCATCGAGCCGCTGCGCTACGGTCACACCTTGGTGGTGCCGGTCGAGGAAGTAGATAAGTGGACTGACCTCGATCCTGAAACCTGGGCTCACCTCAATGCCATCGCTCTGGAAATCGGTGGCGCCATTAAGACGGCCTTTGATACCCCACGTACCGGCTACATCATTGCTGGCTTCGACGTGCCACATACCCACATCCACCTCTTCCCCACCGAGAAGATGGAAGACTACGACTTTGCCAAGGCCTTCGCTGCCGATGCCACCGACCCCGCCGCCATGGACGAGGCCGCCGCGCGCATCCGCCAGCACCTCGGCACGGATGAGGACGGCCGCCGCGACAGCTAA
- a CDS encoding sensor histidine kinase: MSESTANTQDLESGSAPVRNSALRRRMQRPKALPLRTWLLVLMVLVSGLGLAMSSLAVSSIMRNVLYTRVDTELNDALSSWASNLDAAFYTPQDGSRRPPTDYVALAYYPDGSVVTTRPTAALPDARSVVVGGEPSTVRSIQGETEWRAVAKLKTDGSVVVVAKDMTTENSILKGLAMVQVIIAALVMLIIALVGMWLIHRALRPLRVVEKTASQIAAGNLDKRVPEWPPHTEVGQLAAALNVMLGRLQNSVVHAQEKEQQMRRFVGDASHELRTPLTSLRGYTELYRSGATKDPEFVFSKIDAESQRMSLMVEDLLALTRAEGSRLDMREVDMLELVLSVGSSARAAFAGRTINVNNEASGIPMVNGDADRLHQVLLNLVSNGIRHGGEEASVTLTLRDDEEHVLIDVADDGKGISPEDAAHIFERFYRADTSRTRDTGGSGLGLAIVKSLVEQHGGSISVDSELGSGSVFTVRLPKAAASA, from the coding sequence ATGAGCGAATCCACCGCGAATACCCAGGATCTGGAGTCCGGATCCGCGCCGGTGCGGAATAGCGCCCTGCGCCGGCGCATGCAGCGCCCTAAGGCGCTGCCCCTGCGCACGTGGCTGCTCGTGCTGATGGTGCTGGTTTCGGGCTTGGGCCTGGCTATGTCCTCCCTGGCGGTCTCGTCGATCATGCGCAACGTGCTCTACACCCGCGTGGACACCGAGCTGAATGATGCTCTGAGTTCTTGGGCCAGCAACCTCGACGCGGCTTTCTACACACCGCAGGACGGAAGCCGCCGACCCCCGACGGACTATGTAGCACTGGCGTATTATCCCGATGGCTCCGTGGTGACCACGCGGCCGACGGCGGCGTTGCCGGATGCGCGTTCGGTGGTCGTTGGTGGAGAGCCCAGCACCGTTCGCTCAATTCAGGGCGAAACCGAATGGCGTGCCGTGGCGAAGCTCAAAACGGATGGCTCCGTGGTGGTCGTCGCTAAGGACATGACGACGGAAAACTCCATCCTCAAAGGCCTAGCGATGGTCCAGGTCATTATCGCGGCGCTGGTCATGCTCATCATTGCGCTAGTAGGCATGTGGCTTATTCACCGGGCGCTGCGTCCGCTGCGCGTGGTGGAGAAAACGGCTTCCCAAATCGCGGCCGGCAACCTGGACAAGCGCGTGCCGGAGTGGCCGCCACATACCGAGGTAGGCCAGCTCGCCGCGGCGCTCAACGTCATGCTGGGGCGGTTGCAGAACTCCGTCGTCCACGCGCAGGAAAAGGAACAGCAGATGCGCCGCTTTGTCGGCGATGCTTCCCATGAATTGCGCACCCCGCTGACCAGTCTGCGCGGCTACACGGAGCTATACCGTTCGGGGGCGACTAAGGATCCGGAATTTGTCTTCAGCAAGATTGACGCCGAATCGCAGCGTATGTCGTTGATGGTGGAGGACTTGCTCGCCCTGACACGTGCGGAGGGATCGCGCTTGGATATGCGCGAGGTAGACATGTTGGAGCTCGTGCTTTCCGTGGGTTCCTCGGCACGCGCGGCCTTTGCTGGCCGCACGATCAACGTCAACAATGAGGCCTCCGGGATTCCGATGGTCAACGGTGACGCGGACCGCCTGCACCAGGTGCTACTTAACTTGGTGTCCAACGGTATCCGCCACGGTGGTGAGGAGGCATCGGTGACGCTGACCCTGCGGGATGATGAGGAGCACGTGCTTATCGACGTCGCCGATGACGGCAAGGGCATCTCCCCCGAAGATGCGGCCCATATCTTTGAGCGCTTCTACCGTGCGGATACTTCACGAACCCGCGATACGGGTGGCTCGGGCTTGGGCTTGGCCATCGTGAAATCACTCGTCGAGCAGCACGGTGGGTCGATCTCCGTGGACTCCGAGCTGGGCAGCGGATCGGTCTTTACCGTCCGCCTCCCCAAGGCGGCAGCTAGTGCCTAG
- a CDS encoding response regulator transcription factor — protein sequence MDDSKDVKVLVVDDEPNIVELLTVSLKFQGFDVYSANSGNEALRIAREINPDAYIMDVMMPGMDGFELLGKLRAEGLDGPVLYLTAKDSVDQRIHGLTIGADDYVTKPFSLEEVITRLRVILRRGNAVDDQDGSATMTYADLTLNDDTHEVTKAGEIVELSPTEFNLLRYLMQNREVVLSKSKILDNVWHYDFGGDGNVVESYISYLRRKIDTGDTPLIHTVRGVGYVLRTPRS from the coding sequence ATGGATGATTCAAAGGACGTCAAGGTACTTGTCGTCGATGACGAGCCCAATATTGTTGAGTTGCTCACCGTCTCCCTGAAGTTTCAAGGTTTCGACGTGTACAGCGCAAACTCTGGCAACGAGGCCCTGCGCATCGCGCGTGAGATCAATCCCGATGCCTACATCATGGACGTCATGATGCCGGGCATGGACGGTTTTGAGCTGCTGGGCAAGCTGCGCGCGGAGGGCCTCGACGGCCCCGTCCTCTACCTCACTGCCAAGGACAGCGTGGACCAGCGCATCCATGGCCTGACCATCGGCGCGGATGATTACGTGACGAAGCCTTTCAGCCTGGAAGAAGTCATTACCCGCTTGCGCGTGATCTTGCGCCGCGGCAATGCGGTGGATGACCAAGACGGCAGCGCCACCATGACCTATGCCGACCTCACCCTCAACGATGACACCCACGAGGTCACCAAGGCGGGGGAGATCGTGGAGCTTTCGCCCACCGAGTTCAACCTGCTTCGCTACCTCATGCAGAACCGCGAGGTGGTGCTGTCCAAGTCCAAGATCCTGGATAACGTGTGGCACTACGACTTTGGCGGCGATGGCAACGTGGTCGAGTCCTACATTTCCTACCTACGCCGCAAGATTGATACCGGCGATACACCGCTCATCCACACCGTCCGCGGTGTCGGTTATGTGCTGCGCACACCGCGCTCGTAG